Sequence from the Drosophila innubila isolate TH190305 chromosome 3L unlocalized genomic scaffold, UK_Dinn_1.0 0_D_3L, whole genome shotgun sequence genome:
AGGAACTCGGCACACCCAACGAAAAAATCTGGCCAGGATACCTGGAACTGCCGGCTGTGAAGAATATGTTGAGCCAAAACTCACAGTTTACAGATTATCCGGTGTCGCAGCTCCGCAAGCATTTCCAGGACAAAACCTCTGACGCGGGTCTGGCGCTGTTGCAGGGCCTGCTTACGTACGATCCGAAACAAAGACTGACGGCTGATGCGGCCCTTAAGCATGCCTACTTTAAGGAGCTGCCACTACCCATCGATCCATCCATGTTCCCCACTTGGCCGGCCAAGAGTGAGCTGGGCGCACGCAAGGCGCAAGCTTCATCTCCAAAGCCACCTTCAGGTGGCTCACAATTCAAGCAGCTGGGACGTGATGAGCCCATGccaacagctacaacagcaggtggtgttggtggtgctaAGCTCGCGTCGGGCATTATTACGGGTAACAAGAAAAGCGGTGCATCGGCGGCCAGTACAGGATTTGTGCTTAATGCTGGGTTAACCCAACGTCAAATGGCCATGGGACCGGGCTTCAGTCTGAAGTTCTGAGACagaattgtgtgtgtgtttacagATTTTTCTAGCCAATTCGCGTAATTGTTATGTATAGTTTAGCATGTaagttacaaaaaaagaaaacatataaTATCGTTTAATGTATGTGTACAAATATTGttccaaatataatttaaaagccatacaaacacacacgaaacacaaataaattcatCGTTTTAAACCGAATGAAGAAAATTGAAGGGACAAAATCAAAGGACAACAAACATTTCATCCCTTAATTTTATTCACCGCCCGTTTatccattaaaaataactttaaagctTAACCTAAAACGGAATACTTGTTGCAGAGCCTTAAGTTGACCACAAATAGAAGTATGTGCTTTGCCACTGTGGAATGTAATCCTTGAGAGGACCTGCCACCACCTTGGCAATGGGCACATGATCGGCCACAAAGCCCAGAATCCTTTCAATGCGCGACTTGCTGTAATTGTCGTAGAAGGGCGAACGCACAAGGAAATACATAAGATTAATGCAACGCCTGCTGAGCTCCAGTTTCTGCCTCTGGGTCATTAAGTGGCGATGCTGGCGATATACATGCACACTGTACAAATCAATGGAGAACGCGATCATGTACTGCTTCCAGCTGCGTTGGCCAAACAGACCCATGGCAGCCAGATGGATCAGTGGTTTGGCAATATACAGGTACTCGGCATTTAGCAGCTCTCGGGGAATTTGTGTCTTAGCCGCACCTGCATTATCCACATGTAGCTTGAAATCCCGATATTGTATAGGAGGTGCACCCTCGACTTTTCTAATGAGGCGACCCGAGCGCTTTAGCTGGAATGTTATGGAATGCTCCGACTGTGGCAGGCTCTCGGCAGCCGAAGCTTGTGCTTCTCGTTGTTTGCTCAGCGCTCGACGGTTCAGAGCTGTTATGGGCGGTGAGGTGATAATGTCCAAAGTCGAATGTTTCAGCAGAAACAAGCGTCCGGCTGCCTTGACGATTTGTATCAGCGCTATCACCAACCACTTGCCTCTTTGGCCAAAGAGCCGTCGTGCTGATATCTCGATAAACACCTCGCAATATTCAAGACTCGTCAGCGTGACCTTTAGACGATAGCAAAGGCCGGATTGCAGACGGATCACAGAGTTTTCGCTGGCACCACGTGCCTTGTCGATGATGCGATCGTTGTAGAATACCAGTATATTAGATAATGTGTATACCAGCTCAGAGAGCACATTTGAGTTGGATATACGGCCTAAATTAATATGAATTGCATCACCAAAAACTGTTTGCttatcttgattttaattgaaatacacTTTACCTGCCACAAAATATGACACCCATTTGGCCGTCGTCTCAAAATCGCCCACCACATCGGGATTCTTGGCCACCCATGCTTCGTAGGACTTAACTAAGCCTTTTAGCTGGTccatttgtaaataaaacactttaaaatttataaaagaaaaaataaatatcaacgccgcagcttttttgttttgttgttgtggtgcgAATGCATCGGCTGAccgatatcgatatcgataatTTCGTCTTTTTTTCGTGCCAAAACAGTCCCAGGGCTGCAACATCTTGtctaaatgtaattttagtttatagaaattttaaaatgcaataactttgaaattaattaacattttgattaaaatttaaaattcgaaattcaaaaaaaaaaatgtataaattttaatgaaggtttgaaacTCGTCAACCAAAAGGTAAgagaagttaaaaatttaattctaaaaaaaaaaaattaataacataaaatcgagaaaattccaacaaaaattttgcaaaaatcttaaaaattctagctttaaaaataaaaaaaatttctacttggtcaaattttcaaagttgcaactgaattttttattttattaaattagaaccagttgccagatcggaaaattttgCAGTGTGGCAGCCTTTGAAAAGCTTATAGAAATTCCGCAactcaaaaattgtaaatgtaaGAATAAAAACACTGATTTCTGCTAATCCTTGATCaaaaatcacatttatttataattcatgTTAAGCCTTAAAATTATCCTTCTCCTTGCGCAACGCACCCATGGTCACAATGGGATTAGCCTCTCCGCCGGCATGCTTTTGCACAGTGGTTTCATTCACGCGCATAAATGGATTCCAGGACTTCTCTTCGCCAATTGTTGACGGCACTGTTGGATCCTTTGAAGCGCGACGGAGTTTGGCCCATTCAATGCGATTCTGTATGATTTTATTGTCCGGCTCCACATGACGTGCAAAGCTCATGTTCTGCAATGTATATTCGTGTCCACAAAAGACTTTGGTATTGTCCGGTAATGCCGATAGTTTGGCGCACAATGCATCGTACATTTCCTCAGCGGTGCCCTCAAAGAAGCGCCCACAGCCGCCTTGGAATAGCGTGTCTCCGGTGAAGACAGCGCCCTCGTTGGTTCCACTGGACGTGGTCACATGATAGCAAATGTGTCCGCTGGTGTGACAGGGAGTCGACAAACAGCGCACATTTAGGTCGCCAATTTTAAAGGTGTCATCTTGGCAAACTTTGTGATTCATGGCGCCGATTCGATCATCTCCGCCGTACACATCTAACTTACCACCAGTCCACAATTTAACCAGTTTCTCATTGCCGCCGGCATGATCCCAGTGATGATGAGTAGTTAGCACCTTGTTGAGCGTAAGATTCTCCGCCTGAACGGTCTTGATAACCAGCTCGGGATCAACGGGATCCACCACGGCTGCCTCACGTGTCTTATTGTCCACAATCAAATACATGTAATTATCCTGCAAAGCTGGCAGAATCTTCACATCGAAGCCAATCAGCTTCACGTCCTCCACTGTGCTATGCATGCCTCTAAATCCAACAGTCCGCAACTTTTGTACTGTAGGTGGAGGAGGGAGGAGGGGGAGGCAGTTGAATTAAAACGGATCAGTTAAACGGTAAACACAACGGGGTCACAAACATGCAAAATACAGCAAAGcagaacagacagacagatagagagagagagggatgtTGAGATAAGATTAAAACACAATGATAAATTACAATTGACGCGA
This genomic interval carries:
- the LOC117786350 gene encoding peroxisomal membrane protein PEX16; its protein translation is MDQLKGLVKSYEAWVAKNPDVVGDFETTAKWVSYFVAGRISNSNVLSELVYTLSNILVFYNDRIIDKARGASENSVIRLQSGLCYRLKVTLTSLEYCEVFIEISARRLFGQRGKWLVIALIQIVKAAGRLFLLKHSTLDIITSPPITALNRRALSKQREAQASAAESLPQSEHSITFQLKRSGRLIRKVEGAPPIQYRDFKLHVDNAGAAKTQIPRELLNAEYLYIAKPLIHLAAMGLFGQRSWKQYMIAFSIDLYSVHVYRQHRHLMTQRQKLELSRRCINLMYFLVRSPFYDNYSKSRIERILGFVADHVPIAKVVAGPLKDYIPQWQSTYFYLWST
- the LOC117786349 gene encoding hydroxyacylglutathione hydrolase, mitochondrial isoform X1, translating into MFSSVWKSVASGIETQLTSYYFRGSSKLAVNGVAVILSGAGAGSFKRFLGVQFCRVNLQKLRTVGFRGMHSTVEDVKLIGFDVKILPALQDNYMYLIVDNKTREAAVVDPVDPELVIKTVQAENLTLNKVLTTHHHWDHAGGNEKLVKLWTGGKLDVYGGDDRIGAMNHKVCQDDTFKIGDLNVRCLSTPCHTSGHICYHVTTSSGTNEGAVFTGDTLFQGGCGRFFEGTAEEMYDALCAKLSALPDNTKVFCGHEYTLQNMSFARHVEPDNKIIQNRIEWAKLRRASKDPTVPSTIGEEKSWNPFMRVNETTVQKHAGGEANPIVTMGALRKEKDNFKA
- the LOC117786349 gene encoding hydroxyacylglutathione hydrolase, mitochondrial isoform X2, translated to MFSSVWKSVASGIETQLTSYYFRVQKLRTVGFRGMHSTVEDVKLIGFDVKILPALQDNYMYLIVDNKTREAAVVDPVDPELVIKTVQAENLTLNKVLTTHHHWDHAGGNEKLVKLWTGGKLDVYGGDDRIGAMNHKVCQDDTFKIGDLNVRCLSTPCHTSGHICYHVTTSSGTNEGAVFTGDTLFQGGCGRFFEGTAEEMYDALCAKLSALPDNTKVFCGHEYTLQNMSFARHVEPDNKIIQNRIEWAKLRRASKDPTVPSTIGEEKSWNPFMRVNETTVQKHAGGEANPIVTMGALRKEKDNFKA
- the LOC117786349 gene encoding hydroxyacylglutathione hydrolase, mitochondrial isoform X3; this translates as MHSTVEDVKLIGFDVKILPALQDNYMYLIVDNKTREAAVVDPVDPELVIKTVQAENLTLNKVLTTHHHWDHAGGNEKLVKLWTGGKLDVYGGDDRIGAMNHKVCQDDTFKIGDLNVRCLSTPCHTSGHICYHVTTSSGTNEGAVFTGDTLFQGGCGRFFEGTAEEMYDALCAKLSALPDNTKVFCGHEYTLQNMSFARHVEPDNKIIQNRIEWAKLRRASKDPTVPSTIGEEKSWNPFMRVNETTVQKHAGGEANPIVTMGALRKEKDNFKA